A genomic segment from Nicotiana tabacum cultivar K326 chromosome 7, ASM71507v2, whole genome shotgun sequence encodes:
- the LOC107830067 gene encoding auxin-responsive protein IAA4 gives MESLAAHQKVLNLKATELRLGLPGTEDQESEQEILSNSKNNKRALPQSADDAEDCESKSSSDVKTPPVSKAQIVGWPPVRSYRKNNIQPKKTETESGMYVKVSMDGAPYLRKIDLKMYKCYPELLKALENMFKLTIGEYSEREGYKCSEFAPAYEDKDGDLMLVGDVPWEMFMSTCKRLRIMKGSEARGLGCGV, from the exons ATGGAAAGTTTAGCGGCACATCAAAAAGTTCTGAATCTCAAAGCAACTGAGCTTAGATTAGGATTGCCAGGGACAGAAGATCAAGAATCTGAACAAGAAATCttgtcaaattccaagaataacaAAAGGGCTTTGCCTCAATCAGCTGATGATGCAGAAGATTGTGAATCAAAGTCCAGTTCTGATGTCAAAACTCCACCTGTTTCCAA ggcacaaatagTGGGATGGCCACCAGTGAGATCTTACAGAAAGAATAATATCCAACCAAAGAAAACAGAAACTGAATCTGGAATGTATGTCAAAGTTAGCATGGATGGAGCACCTTATCTTAGAAAAATTGATCTGAAAATGTACAAGTGTTATCCTGAACTGCTAAAAGCTTTAGAGAACATGTTCAAACTCACTATTGGTGAATACTCAGAAAGAGAAGGCTACAAATGTTCTGAATTTGCTCCTGCTTATGAAGATAAAGATGGTGATTTGATGCTTGTTGGTGATGTTCCTTGGGA AATGTTTATGTCTACTTGTAAGAGGCTGAGAATAATGAAAGGGTCAGAAGCAAGAGGCTTGGGATGTGGAGTATAA